The genomic stretch TAAGTCAAGGTCAAGATCCAGTTCGAAAAATTAGAGTTcagaaataaaattaattttttttggaataaataattattaataatacATGTAATGGTATTAGTTTTGtctaagaaaataaataatacttattatattttttgagagaaaattcaagatgtatatacatatatttgaGAATGTAAAAGGTaagcacacacacacatattttTTTTCACAATTGTATATCTGGTCACAAACCCATTTCAGTAGTTTGCAAGTAGATTTATTCGGTCAAttactaaaccaaaataattTTGTGTTCAAACTTGATTTGTTTATAAGAAATGGCCAAAATAGTTCCTCAtctttaattttgaccaattagactcttttgctattttttttttgtagccAATTTACTCCTTATGTGACCAAAACTTAAGTTTTCTCCAGCAAAGACCGGATTGTCCATCATAAATTGGTCAACACAAGAGCTGAACTTAAAGGCACCAAAAACACGTTTATAATCAGAAAACAAAGGATGTAATTTAGATTGAAGGCAATCAAAAAATGTCAAAACAAAAATGGAAACCAGGCTTatacagaattttttttttttttttttttttgcatttgatCTCGGTTATTTCCTATTTTCCCAATTTATGTGCTTTTGAAGAATTTAAGGAGGGTTGGATAGTTGACTTCCACTTTTACTCCTAGATTGACCCGTCTACAATAGAgtggagaaaaaaaattttggtggcTTAACaaggataaaataaaatagttaaGGGACTATCTAACCATTTACTCTTTGTTTATTGTATGGTCAAGCATCTTTCAAACTCAAACAAGCCAAACACGAATCAGTTTGCGACCTTATCTTGATCCCTAATAGCACTTGTTCCAAAGTTTAGTTGAAGGTGATTTCAGCCCATTAATGTGAGAAAAATAGGCAAATCAAAGAAGCACTTAAAATAAGAAAGGGAGAATATGAAGGATAAATTCATCAGAATAGACAAAAGGTTGATTTGTGATTCCAAAACACAAACGCTGGTGGCGTATCGAATATATTAAAGGAGGGCCAAAGAGCCATAGAGGGAGAAAATCACTAAAAAGTTATACAATGAATGAAAGAAGGCAAGTCCATATTATtaagccttgtttggattgtcacATTTTTTcagaaaacttttttttttttttataaatattttttttgcataatttTTTAGTCACATTTTTTCTATACATATATTACATTttagaaaaatgtttttttttttcttaaaactttccaaaaaatgTAATCCAAACAGTTATTTCCATATATAAATCACATCTTACAAAAATTGCTATAGTAATTTTtctctaaaaactctccaaaaagtataatcaaaacattttttttttctaaaaactcccAAAAAAATACAATCGAAACAGGAGGGTCTAAGTTAGTATTAACAAGACGGGGCTGTAATTTCCTAGCCTTCGGTGCGCACAAACACAGAGAATCAAAGATCATCAATCAAAGATTAGGGTGATAGAGCAATAAAGCAAAAACTTCACTAGTATATTATTCTATTTGTCGTCCAGTCCTAACGATTTATTTTCCAATCTTCAGCCAGCAGTTTAACTCATAGTTACTACTTACTAGTACTACAAAACCTTtcgaaaagaaaaaggatctAAAAAAGCCTCCCTACTCTCCATCCGCTCTTCTTCTCCTTGTATAACAATGGCTGCTTCATCTGCTGCAAAACAAGCATTAGGAGCTTTAGACAAGGAATCATTCGTGACCCTTTTGGGGAAACTAATAGGAGAATCTAAATTCGTTCAGAACAATCCACCAGAGCTGATCCCAGAAGAAGACAGGATTGTGCGGCACGTGCTCGACACTCTCCTCCCCTACAGCACCACTACCGGTGGAGGCCCGCTTGTTATCAACCATGTCACCTACAAGCCCAATAGAGGAAACCTGATTGTAGAGTATCCCGGAACTGAGCCCAATAAAATTCTTTCCTTTGTTGGAATGCATATGGATGTTGTTACTGCCAACCCTTCTGACTGGGTAACAAATTTTGAACTTTTAGCTTTTTTGAGTAATTTATTTGTAATCCGATTatatattttgggatttttcttaCATTCTGATGATTGGTTTTGTCTTGTGTTTGACTGAAAATGATTGTAAATATGTTTTGTGAGTTTGCCAGAATAAGGACAAAAGAAAATGGTATATGTTAATTGGGTTTTGTTACTTTTtgcaactctctctctctattctgagaaaaaaagaagattgTTTTAATTGATGATGAAAGGGCTTTCTTTGATTGGAAGTTTAAATTTGATAGTGCAAGGTTTAAAGTTGGAgactttttgtgtttttatacACTGGCAATATTTTTCTGAATCTTTTCATTGTTATTATGGTTAGATCTCGCTGTTGCATCTACAATGCTACAAACATATCCATTATCCCCAGGAATTTGAACCCCGTATGGGAATTGTAGTTATGCAATGACGAGCTATGGAACTTAGTTAATTTTGGTGAGACATTGAATGTATGCAAGTCTCATTTTACGGTAGCTGCTGATTTGTAGCCTAAGGATGTTCactataagaaattaaatcttgaGTCCTAAATTGGTACCTTAATGAAAATTTTTGGCTCTCTATTGTTTTATGAGGCCCGTGCTATGATTTGGGGTAATGAGTTCATTAGCCTTACTAACTAATGGTTATCTCATTCTGTTGTTGCAAATATTGTATTCCATCGAAACAAAATTACTTCAGCTCATAACTtatatttgaagtatttaaAGTGATTTAACCAGCTATTTCTTAATTCGAGGGCATGATTATGGAATTTAGCTAGAACCTGTCATTGTAATTATCTTTTTCCAAGGTTTCCAGAAAGTAAATAGTGGGGTTGGAAACAGAGTAAGTTTGAGTTCTGCTCTTTGACCTGGGTATAAATTTTTGTCTCCTCAGTATTCGAGTGTTTTGTATTTAGAGTCTAAGACCATATCTATGCCTCAGGATTTTGATCCTTTTTCGCTGAGCATTGATGGGGATAAACTACGGGGACGTGGAACTACTGATTGCCTTGGGCATGTCGCTCTTGTAGCTGAACTTATGAAGAAACTGGGAGAGACAAAGCCACAGCTGAAGTCCTCTGTTGTTGCTGTTTTTATAGCCAGTGAAGAGAATTCATCTATTCCTGGGGTTGGTGTGGATGCATTGGTTAAGGATGGATTGCTCGATAAGTTGAAACAAGGGCCTTTGTAAGGACATAAAAGTAGTATTTAAGTATGAGAATCTTTTTTTGGTTAATTGGTTATGTTTAAATTGTTTGGCATTTGGTTAATGGTTTATGTGTTTGAAAACAGATTTTGGATAGATACAGCGGATAAACAGCCTTGCATTGGGACAGGTGGCATGATACCGTGGAAACTCCATGTTACCGGAAAGCTTTTCCACAGTGGTTTGCCCCATAAGGTGCTTTCTGGCTTTCTGTTGTCTCATATCAGCTGCACTAATTCTTCGTGTAAAACTCACATGTGCAGGAAAGAGATACTGTCACTTTCTTAGTTGTGTCACTATGCAGGCAGTTCATATTATGATAAAGATCAAGTAATTAAAGTAACCATTTTTCTGGAATGATGAAACTAAACTAAAAGAGAGgcatcaaaaaaaatttttaactttGCAAGCACAAAAAATACATTTAATATTATTTCCTCTTGAATTAAATTATCTATGCAGAAAAAACTGCATTTGAAGTATTCTTATTTTCACAGATAAATCCTTGTAAGTGATCACAGTGCACCAAAAATAAATGGGATAGGCTTGGCTGTAGATGAATTAATGTTACGATAATTTAGCTGGACAATAACTTGGAGGGATTGAAGAGGAATACTGCTGCAAGTTCATGCCCATTAAGAATGCTCCATTACTGGGAGGAACCTGTGAATGTGTTCCGTTtagtagttttctttttctgtagGCTATTAATCCCTTTGAGCTAGCAATGGAAGCACTCAAAGAGATCCAATTACGGTTCTATAAAGATTTCCCTCCTCATCCTAAGGAACAAGTTTATGGATTTGCAACACCATCAACAATGAAACCAACTCAATGGTCTTGTAAGTCTTGATCACATTGTGGAAGAACTTGGACAAGTGTGATATTTGACTTGTCATAAGCAGCCAAGCCAATTCCATTTTCTGAATAAGCATTTTATATTACAGATCCAGGTGGTGGAATTAACCAAATTCCAGCTGAATGTACAGTTTCAGGCGATGTTAGGTACATATTTCTTTATATATTCTTGTTTAGGATCTTGAACTTCTAAACCCTTCTAACAATGCCTCTTTACTTTTGCAGGTTGACTCCATTTTACAGGTGgcaaatttttccttttttctccttCCTAAATTGTGGATGATTTAAGTTATCAGATTATGATATTTCACAATTAATTCCTTTGCCCTCttcatttttatgttttgggCTTAAACTAATTATCTTCCTGTACTTAGTCTGCTGTAGCTTTACCAGTTGAGTTTAGAAGGATATTCaggtaaaaattcaaaagtttgACAGTATATATTATTCACTCCTCAACAGTGTATCAGATGTGCTGAAGAAGTTACAGGAGTATGTCGAAGACATAAATGAAAATATTGAGAAGCTTGATACTAGGGGCCCTGTTTCAAAATATGTGCTACCAGATGAAAACCTAAGGGGAAGGTATGCCTTTGTCGACTGATTTGTTTAGTAGGAGCATGCTGAGCGGTTGTTGCTTTCACTTTAAATTTGGTAGGAATGAAAAAGGTGATTGTAGTTTGTCAAATTGAAAATCATTTATCcactaattcaagaaaattttgatatacagAGAAGAAGTATGCATGAGGTAATTACACATCCTAAGATTATAAACACTGCAAGAAACCATATTAGGCCCAACAGTCAACAATGTAATGCAAAAGTTTTTTGTAAACTGACCGAAAAGTTAAAACAGTCCCTGGATACAATCTATGAATATGGGATAAATTCTACATTTTAGATCTTGAACTAAGACTTCTCTGTTGCAAATGGTCTTTCATTATACTCAAAGCCACATGCTCCATCTTGGACTAGGAGGGATCACAGAACCAAAGCTCCCTTGTTTTCTACAGTTTCTACTTCTTATCTTTCCACTTTCCCAGAAGTTTAATTGAGTATGCTCTTTCAAAGTTCAAATAAACAGAAAAGAAAGTCCCACATCTTTCTTGCAAACTGGAAAGCATTTCATCGAAGGATATTTAGGTTTGGGCTTCCTGTCATAGACATGCTTCATCACGTTGGGGGttctcttttatctttttccttGGGAGTTGTAATGGGCAGCACTGATGGCAAACGACATAAGGGAAAAAAATGCCCATGtcatgagaaattttgtttccaGATAGGGGATGGAACAGCCTTCCACTAATAAAGACATTCCTTGATCAAGTATTTATGTTGTGAATTGCATTGCACCCTGAGATTATAATTTCAAGCATGGAAGTAGGTGATGGTCTTATGGAATCAGTTTTTCTTTGCATATCAGTACAGTACTCATTGTGTAACATTCAGTTTTACAATTTATTTACCCTCAGAATCACAATAAGTTTCGACTCGGCAAATTCTGGAGTTGCTTGCAATCTTGAATCCCCTGGTTTCCATGTCCTATGTAAAGCGACTGAAGAGGCAGTGGGGCATGTAAAGCCCTATTCTATTACTGGTAGTTTGCCACTTATTAGAGAATTGCAGGTACGATGAGTTTGCTTGTCATAAGACTCAGATTTTTTGGCATCCTTCTAACTTTGTTATTTGGCAGGATGAGGGCTTTGATGTCCAAACTGCAGGCTATGGTAAGATTCTTCCATATCCTACCACTTttttatttaaataatataaGCTTATAGCTGTATGCTTCTGATAGTATTTTGTGAAAAAGATGTTTTGGTCTGCATTAGGATTTTTCCCAGAGCTTGGTTGCTTGAATCCTTTCTTGAGCATGTTACTTGCCAGTTATACCATTCTTCTTATCTTAGAAGGAACTCAATGAAAGCATGTTAAGATTCTGTCTTCTTGATAATTATTTCTTCTATATGGCTAACACCTAACCTGGTTGACGTCTTCTATACCCATTCTGATGCAAAAGATATATATGCTGCTGTCAATTTTGGCTACACCAAAACAGATGGATTAATGGATTTTGCTCTTTTCATAAACATGCAGGCTTGATGGCTACATACCATGCCAAGAATGAGTACTGCCTTCTAACTGACTTGTGCCAGGGCTACCAAGTTTTTGCCAGTATCATTTCACAATTGGAAGATTGATTATTGATCACAGGCTTCTTGAAGGCAATAAATCTTGCCCACCGTATATATGCTGTGAAGATTATGGCCTTCAATCTTCAACCTCTGCTGAGCTTACACAGTTTATGGTCAGCATTAATAATGTCTTGTTTTGGTGCGGATTTCGGCATACAGCAACGGCCACTGAAAAATTAACAAGTATGCTGAGAAGGGAACGGATCAATTGagatgcctttttttttttaattgaaccACAGCTTCTAGGAACTGAGTGCATCTAATTTACTGTTATACATTTTGGTTGTTCTTTTGATGAAAAAGCATACTCCTAAACAGTGgtgtataagttctaagacaaaaaaaaaaaaatttcctgcTGATGTTGGAAAGAAAATTTGTGCCAAGGTACTGCCAATACATCCTGTATATGGTAGATTTTCTACGGTATAAGCTACCATTTACAACTGGAACTTTTTATTGTGCGTATTCTTTTGACTTTGCCTGTACATCTGTAGGTGATCTAAGGCtaatcaaaactcaaacaaGAAATATACATGTTTCCGCCAAATCTAACCATTACATTTCCTTACAGGGCCGCTTTACAAGTTTCTCGTGCTCTTCTCTTCCAATTTCAGCTGTTGAACTCTCTGGCGTAGTCTTCGCCGATGATCATGTATTTTCCAAAGGCCATGTCCCAAAACAACGGCAGAGTAAATGCCATGTGTGAGGATTGGAGCGAAGATGTTGTTTGTCTGTTCACATCCATATAAGCAATCAAAATAAGCATAATCAGTTTTTTTCCTCTGATTAAAAGTGATTTCGGTATGACGGGAAATTATGTATAATTGcaagcaaaaggaaaaatgatgTGCATAATAAACCAATTTACCTGGATCCATTCAAATCCAAGGTAAAGGGCTAGAATTGCTTCCAGCAAGGGCGAATAAATCTTTTTCATTTGCCTCCTCTCATACCAGGCTGTTCCATATGCACCATAGTCAGATTGCAATTGTAACTAGCGTGTTGATGATACAAGATAAACAGCTGACAATGGATAATGGTTTTAGGCAGGCAAAATATGCTGTGAACTTCAGTTTTCCTCGTTGCTCCTTAGCAACATTTTGCAACCTCCAGAATGTAGGTACACATTTTTGAAAGGGCAGGGAAGAGGCTCCTGAGTGCATACAAATGATATAGTACTACATGCTGATCAAAAGAGTGTATATGGCTCATAAAGATGATCGAGTTGAAGATGAACATACTTCTATTGAAGAAGTTGATAAAGAACATCATCATGCTAATCAAGCTTATCTGTAGAAACACATTTTCTGTTTGGAATAGGCAGTCACCGGAAATTCTAATTGTTTCCTCCTCCTATTGATTGCCATATATGATTCCCACGCAACATGTATTGGAAATAGCTGTTTTACTGCTAGCAAATATAAGAAAATGAGGTGTCCTCGTGTAGAAAATAAAAAGATCGCTCTACATCAAGGGAACAAGAAGCAACCTGCAAACAGCTTCTTCAGATCTTCACGCCGAGAACGAGATTGTAATACTGGTGCAACAACATACGTAGGATCTGAAAGTAGAACAAAAGACTGTTTTTGTCACAAAAAACATGAATTGCGCATATTGAGGATATATTAGAAAAATGGACACCAAAACATATTCTCTTTTTGAAATTTATGATACCTTTCGGAGAGGCAGCAACATAATACAGAGAACCGGTAAGAGCAGCAGTTACAACAGCAGCAAACACCTGAGCAAATGGGACAAATGGCGGCAGGAAACCAGtctaaaacagaagaaagaaaaccatAAGCAATCAGCTATcaggaataaaacatttttaccAGAAGAAATGTTTGTGGAGAGAAAATCTTACCATAGATGCCATCCCACGAGCATCTGTCACCAAATCAGTGCTTCTCAGGAATATGTCGGCTAATGCTCCCTACATATGTCAAAGAAATTGGAGCAAGAGAAAGACATATCATCAGGAACAAGATTAATGCTTTCATTAGACATGGTACTTGATCAATTAAAAGTGAACGATGCACAACTTTTCTCCAAATTTTTCATGCCATAAAAAACTAACAGAGACATTTATTTCGGCATCAACAGGAGCAATCCTTTAGTTGATGTTCAATCTGAAGAGGTCCCAAGACAATAGATGGTACCCAACAAAGAATTGGAAGATAAAAGTCAAGGAGCCTGTGAAGATAACCACTCCAATCGAGGACTGTAGGCTTTGAGAAAGCCTATTGCAAAAGCAAACAAGACCACCACCAGCcaattttggttttaatttgGTACTAAAATGTTGTGTTATTTCCaccaaaacaaacaaataaataaataaataaagagaatggaaagaaggaaaattgcTGCAGAGATATTGACCTGGACAGCAGCACGGTAGAAAAGCTCCTCCCCAACAGAGCTTGCAGCAACAATCAATATAAACTGCAGTTAATAAGCCAAAATGATTACTGCTCCCTCTCCAGTTGATAATCCAGAGTGGAGATGGAAGAAAATAAATGCAGCACGAACAGCCGAGTTTTACCTGCCACGGAGACATGCCATAAAAGAAGCTCCTTAGTTCTTCATCCTCAACATCCCTTATCGCACGAGCATGAGGAGATAATTTTACAACCTCATCCTGCATCCATTATTCATAGTTCACAGAGTAAACTTCATTAAACCAATTGCAGGGAATCACAGAGCAGCAAATTTTAAGATCTCAAAACCATAAGCTGCTGAACTTTCTATAACCATACATAATACATGATAATTACGGTCCAAGAAAATGATCAGTTTGATTAATAAGTCAAGCACTCTATATTTATAGTCAAAAAGGTACAACTTACATCAAGAATAAAAAGAAGCGCCATAATTGGAGGAGCTGCATATCCCAGTCCCTCAACGATGGCATCTAGGGATGGATCAAAACCTCCCGAGCTATCAATCCCAGTCATGGAGCATATGAACCTTCCCGCCAAAGCCATTGCGACATATATTCCTGacttttcaaaaacaactttAGGGACCATCAAAATTATTTTACCAAAATCCGTTCAACATGAATTAATTCTTTTCCCTCAAACTAGCAACCTTAAATTACAGATAACAAACATGAACTTCAACGAAAATAACGGTTTTCTAGCTTATTAGCAGCAGCTcatgtgaaataaaataaaagattaGTATGCAAAACATTGGATTATTCAGTAATTTTCCAACAGAAAATACAAATATCCATTTGGCTGGAGTTTTACTCTTTTCCAGCAACATTATTGTTCCTGAAAATATCCAGTAACATTCTCCAGAAAATTTTTGCCTCACACACATGGGTTATGTTGTAAGGACTCTTAAATTTCAACAGTACATCGGATTTCACTACAAAAGTAGTCTTCAAAATTCTTTCTTAATCAaatgaaaataacaaaattacatattataaaagTTATTACATATGACTAAACTTCGTCCTTAACCTCTCAAACTTGGAAAATGTTTAATCCCTTCTCCCTACAATTTAGCATATTCCCTTGTCCCTAGTTTTTTATGCCTGTGAATTGTGATGCTGTCCGAAACATTTGCGTCGCTAAAAATCCTGGTACGAAAAATGGTCCACCTATTTAGCCTTTTTTTGAGATTTCGCAGGAATAAATCGAAAAAGTACGTACTAAAAttctctcctctttttttcttttcgctTTCTAGATTCTATCGTAATCGTTGAAAATATTCATTTCAAGCAATTAAAGGTACACCACTTTTCTCTGTTCACAAAAAATCACacagaaaataaaacaaaaaattaaattttttttctgcATTCAACACTTTCGAAAAGGAAAAAGTACAACTCACCGATTCCGTAGCTGAGTCTAACGACAGCTCCAATCTTTTCCCAAACTGGAAATTCAGTTTCAGCACTTCTAAACCTTTGATTGAATGTGGTCACCTCCATAGCTGAGCTCGTGTACCCACTACCGCTACTGCTTTCTCGTTCAGCTCCACCACCGTCAACCGCCTCCCGGCCGCTGCCCCTCTCCGCCGTGGCACTCACTCTCACCACCTCCACCAGCTGCTTCATCTTCTTCctgctcttcttcttcttcatacTCAACCCCGCCACGTCATACAAGCTAACTCCACATTTACTCCCCAAAAACGTCATCGTCGCCGGGTTCGCAGCCCGAAAAGTTAACGGGAACTCCATTTTTAACTGCAAATTCTATTTTTCCCCTTTCAAGCAAATCAAAACGACGTGGTTTTCAGTTTTGATTTGCCTTGTTCGCTTAGGTTAAAACGTCGTGGAATTGGTGCTTATGTTTAACTTCGTCGTCTCCGGTGACGAAGTCGGAATATTTAAGAAACTCAGGATCGGGTGGCGCATGGTGTGGTGAGGTCTCAAAAGAGCAGAAAAGGACTGATTAAATACTAGCCGTCCgattggttgtacttttgtTCAAGTGGGACCAGGAGAAGTCAAACAACTTTGAATTTGATTGATTGCAAGGGATTGAACGGCGAGAATGTGAAGAGGTGGAACCCACAACGGTGTTTCTATCTAATATCACATACTGTGTGGATATTTTTCATGCAATATCTGAGTAGCCAATGAAAAATTGCCATGTGGAGATAAGCTGTAGGCAGTGGATTATGGGTTAACAATGGATTTAGGTGCTTGGCTTCTTCGGGGCGGCATCCAAAATCAAATCTAAGCCTTAACCTAATCGAAAAACATCTGAGATTGCTTTATTGGGGAATTCCAACTCCAATTGTGGTGCAAGTTCATTTACTCTTGGGAACTTTTTCTTGATTGGGGAATTTCGCAAAAGTGGTTTGATAAAGCATAATTCTTTTGTATAGATTTGGTACATGTGTATAGAATTGTATATGTACCTGTAGCTTCTGGCTGCTTTAAGCCTACAAATCTATGTCAATAAGAACTAATTTCAGTTTGCAATCTTAAACTTGTATCACCTTTTAAATTTATAtcctaaattttaattttagataTTTTATACTCTAAACTCTTAATTTTGACCACTTTACACCCTAAATTCTCAAATTGTcccatttaaatccaatcaaTGATTATAATCGTAAAATTAAAGAGATAAAGGTCGGTAAAAATTAATGACAATGTACCATTTTATTCTAACTGGCAATTGCTtggctttatttttttaaccatTTTTAGCATATTATTATTGATTTATATGGTTTCAATTACTAATATTGATAGCAAAATTAACGAGATAAAAGATACTGCAAATTAATAACAAtgtattgttttatttttgctaCGATACCTTGGTACCTTTTGATTACTTTGACATATTATCATTGATTTGTTGTGTTCTCTATGCCGTTAATTTTATAAAAGTTGTCATTGACTAGATTTAAATAGGACAAACTTAAGAGTTTACGTTATAAGGTATTCAAAATTAAGAGTTTAGGGtgcaaaatattcaaaattaaaatttagaatGCAAACTGAGAAACTGGTTTCAGTTCAAGAGTGCAATGCAGAATTTGTTCCATCAATAAAAGTCTAACTTTTGctaaaaaaagggataatttcaaaaacttccCCTGAGATTTGTGACAATATCACTTTGATACCCTTGAACTTTGAGCAGTTTTAaaaatttatgaattttaaaatttctaattttttttgtatagaCCGATGACTTGAATATCAGAGACAGACACAACTTTCTAAAATTAAATTTACAAACTCATTTGAGGTGTTTTTAAAAACATAACACGAACTTTCTTTATTACAATGTATTGTTAGAtgaatttagaatttttttagtattctaacatttttttccaaattgatggcttgaaaaaaaagagaaagataaATTATTAACAATACATTTAGAAACTAATTTGAGGTACTTTCAAGGCACaaaatgttatttttttctaattataataattttttcttttgcactCCTTGTCTAGACTGATGACTTCAAAAATTGCAAAAGGTCTTTCAACCTAATTTATATGTTGTAATTCTTAAGGATTTATCTTGGTTTATTATGAAAACTAAAGGTCCAcaacaagggtaattttgaaTAGAAATCTTTTATCTCTCCCAAAATGAGTTCTTAAATCATATCTTTTAAAATGGGCTGATAAAGTtataaaaagttgaaaattaagGGATATATGTGAGATTTCTTAAAGTTTAGAAGTGTCAAATGATATTGTCTTaaacctcaagagaggtttttgaaattatcccaaaaaaaaaaaatatatatatatatatatatatttcatgGGACTTAATCTGtcacttccattttctttttttcttttttgctatCTTGTGAGAAAGTGATCAAAATAATGATAAAAACGTTCTAAAAAGCATTTTGCtagcaaattttcttttcatgtAAACACATGGGTTTATTTAATCT from Coffea eugenioides isolate CCC68of chromosome 8, Ceug_1.0, whole genome shotgun sequence encodes the following:
- the LOC113781157 gene encoding uncharacterized protein LOC113781157 → MEFPLTFRAANPATMTFLGSKCGVSLYDVAGLSMKKKKSRKKMKQLVEVVRVSATAERGSGREAVDGGGAERESSSGSGYTSSAMEVTTFNQRFRSAETEFPVWEKIGAVVRLSYGIGIYVAMALAGRFICSMTGIDSSGGFDPSLDAIVEGLGYAAPPIMALLFILDDEVVKLSPHARAIRDVEDEELRSFFYGMSPWQFILIVAASSVGEELFYRAAVQGALADIFLRSTDLVTDARGMASMTGFLPPFVPFAQVFAAVVTAALTGSLYYVAASPKDPTYVVAPVLQSRSRREDLKKLFAAWYERRQMKKIYSPLLEAILALYLGFEWIQTNNIFAPILTHGIYSAVVLGHGLWKIHDHRRRLRQRVQQLKLEEKSTRNL
- the LOC113781156 gene encoding acetylornithine deacetylase, which gives rise to MAASSAAKQALGALDKESFVTLLGKLIGESKFVQNNPPELIPEEDRIVRHVLDTLLPYSTTTGGGPLVINHVTYKPNRGNLIVEYPGTEPNKILSFVGMHMDVVTANPSDWDFDPFSLSIDGDKLRGRGTTDCLGHVALVAELMKKLGETKPQLKSSVVAVFIASEENSSIPGVGVDALVKDGLLDKLKQGPLFWIDTADKQPCIGTGGMIPWKLHVTGKLFHSGLPHKAINPFELAMEALKEIQLRFYKDFPPHPKEQVYGFATPSTMKPTQWSYPGGGINQIPAECTVSGDVRLTPFYSVSDVLKKLQEYVEDINENIEKLDTRGPVSKYVLPDENLRGRITISFDSANSGVACNLESPGFHVLCKATEEAVGHVKPYSITGSLPLIRELQDEGFDVQTAGYGLMATYHAKNEYCLLTDLCQGYQVFASIISQLED